The proteins below come from a single Triticum aestivum cultivar Chinese Spring chromosome 5D, IWGSC CS RefSeq v2.1, whole genome shotgun sequence genomic window:
- the LOC123121913 gene encoding serine carboxypeptidase-like 2 isoform X1, giving the protein MDKASLVLLSLVVPLVLLLLPLSRPASVVTHLPGFHGRLPFRLETGYVGVDEETGAELFYYFVESERSPDTDPVILWMTGGPFCSGMVFFEVGPMKFVLAPYNGSLPQLAYNPYSWSKTTSIILLDSPVGTGFSYARDVEGYHDIGDFSFSMHVLIFLNKWFTDHPHYQSNPFFVGGSSYAGKMSPIIAQHISQEIELGKQPKINLKGYVVGNPVTGSDYDDNFRVPYAHGVGIISDQLYEAAIRNCKGSYIRPTDKMCARVLNTFQNLVSEIDVSQILGVNCIRGMLTHRFLSEEYIQLSDPSPEQPTLDCFSYRYYLCNIWANDDSTREALGVKRGTIGEFVRCKKSIPYTSEVPSSIKYHFNLTSRGYRSLVFSGDHDLVIPFLSTHAWIRSFNFSVVDDWRAWHLDGQVAGFTITYANYMTFVTIKGGGHVSIEHRPKECLAMVQRWLDNEPL; this is encoded by the exons ATGGATAAGGCTTCCCTGGTTCTCCTGAGTCTCGTCGTTcccttggttcttcttcttctgccgctctcgcGCCCGGCGTCGGTGGTGACCCATCTCCCCGGCTTCCATGGCCGCCTTCCCTTCCGCCTCGAGACCGG GTACGTCGGCGTGGACGAGGAGACGGGAGCGGAGCTCTTCTACTACTTCGTGGAGTCAGAGAGGAGCCCCGACACGGACCCGGTGATCCTGTGGATGACGGGTGGGCCCTTCTGCTCTGGCATGGTTTTCTTCGAAGTTG GTCCTATGAAATTTGTGTTGGCACCTTATAATGGTAGTTTGCCACAATTGGCCTATAATCCCTATTCATGGTCCAAG ACAACAAGCATCATCTTGTTGGATTCACCAGTTGGTACTGGTTTCTCGTACGCTCGTGACGTGGAAGGTTATCACGATATTGGGGATTTCTCCTTTTCTATGCATGTCTTAATATTTCTCAACAAG TGGTTTACCGATCACCCACACTACCAATCCAATCCTTTCTTTGTTGGAGGAAGTTCATATGCTGGAAAGATGTCTCCAATTATCGCACAACACATTTCGCAAG AAATCGAACTGGGGAAGCAACCCAAGATTAATCTCAAG GGCTATGTAGTCGGCAACCCTGTTACAGGCTCAGATTATGATGACAATTTCAGAGTACCATATGCTCATGGTGTTGGGATTATATCCGATCAACTATATGAG GCTGCAATTCGGAATTGTAAAGGAAGCTATATAAGACCGACAGACAAAATGTGTGCCAGGGTGCTAAACACTTTCCAAAAT CTCGTGTCTGAAATTGATGTATCACAAATCCTGGGTGTCAATTGTATAAGGGGTATGTTAACACATAGATTTCTATCAGAAGAATACATTCAACTAAGTGACCCGTCTCCCGAGCAACCTACCTTAGATTGTTTT TCATACCGTTactacctatgtaatatttgggcGAACGACGATTCCACGAGAGAAGCTCTTGGGGTGAAGCGG GGAACAATCGGAGAGTTTGTAAGATGCAAGAAAAGTATCCCATACACATCCGAGGTCCCCAGCAGCATAAAGTACCATTTCAACCTCACAAGCAGGGGCTATCGTTCGCTTGTGTTTAG CGGAGACCATGATCTTGTGATACCATTTTTGAGCACGCATGCGTGGATTAGATCCTTCAACTTCTCCGTAGTCGATGATTGGAGAGCATGGCATCTTGATGGGCAGGTTGCAGG ATTTACAATCACATATGCCAACTATATGACATTTGTGACAATAAAG GGTGGTGGCCACGTATCCATAGAACACCGACCTAAGGAATGTCTTGCCATGGTTCAGCGCTGGTTGGATAATGAGCCTCTATGA
- the LOC123121913 gene encoding serine carboxypeptidase-like 18 isoform X2 — translation MDKASLVLLSLVVPLVLLLLPLSRPASVVTHLPGFHGRLPFRLETGYVGVDEETGAELFYYFVESERSPDTDPVILWMTGGPFCSGMVFFEVGPMKFVLAPYNGSLPQLAYNPYSWSKTTSIILLDSPVGTGFSYARDVEGYHDIGDFSFSMHVLIFLNKWFTDHPHYQSNPFFVGGSSYAGKMSPIIAQHISQEIELGKQPKINLKGYVVGNPVTGSDYDDNFRVPYAHGVGIISDQLYEAAIRNCKGSYIRPTDKMCARVLNTFQNGTIGEFVRCKKSIPYTSEVPSSIKYHFNLTSRGYRSLVFSGDHDLVIPFLSTHAWIRSFNFSVVDDWRAWHLDGQVAGFTITYANYMTFVTIKGGGHVSIEHRPKECLAMVQRWLDNEPL, via the exons ATGGATAAGGCTTCCCTGGTTCTCCTGAGTCTCGTCGTTcccttggttcttcttcttctgccgctctcgcGCCCGGCGTCGGTGGTGACCCATCTCCCCGGCTTCCATGGCCGCCTTCCCTTCCGCCTCGAGACCGG GTACGTCGGCGTGGACGAGGAGACGGGAGCGGAGCTCTTCTACTACTTCGTGGAGTCAGAGAGGAGCCCCGACACGGACCCGGTGATCCTGTGGATGACGGGTGGGCCCTTCTGCTCTGGCATGGTTTTCTTCGAAGTTG GTCCTATGAAATTTGTGTTGGCACCTTATAATGGTAGTTTGCCACAATTGGCCTATAATCCCTATTCATGGTCCAAG ACAACAAGCATCATCTTGTTGGATTCACCAGTTGGTACTGGTTTCTCGTACGCTCGTGACGTGGAAGGTTATCACGATATTGGGGATTTCTCCTTTTCTATGCATGTCTTAATATTTCTCAACAAG TGGTTTACCGATCACCCACACTACCAATCCAATCCTTTCTTTGTTGGAGGAAGTTCATATGCTGGAAAGATGTCTCCAATTATCGCACAACACATTTCGCAAG AAATCGAACTGGGGAAGCAACCCAAGATTAATCTCAAG GGCTATGTAGTCGGCAACCCTGTTACAGGCTCAGATTATGATGACAATTTCAGAGTACCATATGCTCATGGTGTTGGGATTATATCCGATCAACTATATGAG GCTGCAATTCGGAATTGTAAAGGAAGCTATATAAGACCGACAGACAAAATGTGTGCCAGGGTGCTAAACACTTTCCAAAAT GGAACAATCGGAGAGTTTGTAAGATGCAAGAAAAGTATCCCATACACATCCGAGGTCCCCAGCAGCATAAAGTACCATTTCAACCTCACAAGCAGGGGCTATCGTTCGCTTGTGTTTAG CGGAGACCATGATCTTGTGATACCATTTTTGAGCACGCATGCGTGGATTAGATCCTTCAACTTCTCCGTAGTCGATGATTGGAGAGCATGGCATCTTGATGGGCAGGTTGCAGG ATTTACAATCACATATGCCAACTATATGACATTTGTGACAATAAAG GGTGGTGGCCACGTATCCATAGAACACCGACCTAAGGAATGTCTTGCCATGGTTCAGCGCTGGTTGGATAATGAGCCTCTATGA
- the LOC123121913 gene encoding serine carboxypeptidase-like 9 isoform X3 has product MDKASLVLLSLVVPLVLLLLPLSRPASVVTHLPGFHGRLPFRLETGYVGVDEETGAELFYYFVESERSPDTDPVILWMTGGPFCSGMVFFEVGPMKFVLAPYNGSLPQLAYNPYSWSKTTSIILLDSPVGTGFSYARDVEGYHDIGDFSFSMHVLIFLNKWFTDHPHYQSNPFFVGGSSYAGKMSPIIAQHISQEIELGKQPKINLKGYVVGNPVTGSDYDDNFRVPYAHGVGIISDQLYEGTIGEFVRCKKSIPYTSEVPSSIKYHFNLTSRGYRSLVFSGDHDLVIPFLSTHAWIRSFNFSVVDDWRAWHLDGQVAGFTITYANYMTFVTIKGGGHVSIEHRPKECLAMVQRWLDNEPL; this is encoded by the exons ATGGATAAGGCTTCCCTGGTTCTCCTGAGTCTCGTCGTTcccttggttcttcttcttctgccgctctcgcGCCCGGCGTCGGTGGTGACCCATCTCCCCGGCTTCCATGGCCGCCTTCCCTTCCGCCTCGAGACCGG GTACGTCGGCGTGGACGAGGAGACGGGAGCGGAGCTCTTCTACTACTTCGTGGAGTCAGAGAGGAGCCCCGACACGGACCCGGTGATCCTGTGGATGACGGGTGGGCCCTTCTGCTCTGGCATGGTTTTCTTCGAAGTTG GTCCTATGAAATTTGTGTTGGCACCTTATAATGGTAGTTTGCCACAATTGGCCTATAATCCCTATTCATGGTCCAAG ACAACAAGCATCATCTTGTTGGATTCACCAGTTGGTACTGGTTTCTCGTACGCTCGTGACGTGGAAGGTTATCACGATATTGGGGATTTCTCCTTTTCTATGCATGTCTTAATATTTCTCAACAAG TGGTTTACCGATCACCCACACTACCAATCCAATCCTTTCTTTGTTGGAGGAAGTTCATATGCTGGAAAGATGTCTCCAATTATCGCACAACACATTTCGCAAG AAATCGAACTGGGGAAGCAACCCAAGATTAATCTCAAG GGCTATGTAGTCGGCAACCCTGTTACAGGCTCAGATTATGATGACAATTTCAGAGTACCATATGCTCATGGTGTTGGGATTATATCCGATCAACTATATGAG GGAACAATCGGAGAGTTTGTAAGATGCAAGAAAAGTATCCCATACACATCCGAGGTCCCCAGCAGCATAAAGTACCATTTCAACCTCACAAGCAGGGGCTATCGTTCGCTTGTGTTTAG CGGAGACCATGATCTTGTGATACCATTTTTGAGCACGCATGCGTGGATTAGATCCTTCAACTTCTCCGTAGTCGATGATTGGAGAGCATGGCATCTTGATGGGCAGGTTGCAGG ATTTACAATCACATATGCCAACTATATGACATTTGTGACAATAAAG GGTGGTGGCCACGTATCCATAGAACACCGACCTAAGGAATGTCTTGCCATGGTTCAGCGCTGGTTGGATAATGAGCCTCTATGA
- the LOC123121915 gene encoding serine carboxypeptidase-like 7, producing the protein MAASLFFLSLVVPLVLLLLPLSRSTTVVTHLPGFHGRLPFHLETGYVNVDEETGTELFYYFVESERSPDTDPVVLWLTGGPGCSSLIFYEVGPMKFVLAPYNGSLPQMAYNPYSWSKVASIILLDSPVGTGFSYARDLEGYRDVGDLSFAMHVVTFLSKWFIDHQHYESNPFFVGGSSYAGMMTPIIAQHISQEIEHGKQPRINLKGYLVGNPFTGSDYDRNFRAQYAHGVGIISDQLYEAAVGNCKGNYIRPRNKLCDMALNTIEDLISEIDEGYIVGIKCVWDLLRHRFMLEENAQLSELSPEQPTINCFAYRYYLSNIWANDNSTRDALGVKHGTIGEFKRCRKSMPYSFDVSSSIEYHFNLTSRGYRALVFSGDHDLVMPFLGTHAWIRSFNLSIVDDWRAWHLGGQAGGFTITYANHLTFATLKGGGHSAIEYRPRESLAMAQRWLDNKPL; encoded by the exons ATGGCTGCTTCCTTGTTCTTCCTGAGTCTCGTCGTCcccttggttcttcttcttctgccgctctcgcGGTCGACGACGGTGGTGACCCATCTCCCCGGCTTCCATGGACGCCTTCCCTTCCACCTGGAGACCGG GTACGTCAACGTGGACGAGGAGACGGGAACGGAGCTCTTCTACTACTTCGTGGAGTCGGAGAGGAGCCCCGATACGGACCCCGTCGTTCTGTGGCTGACGGGAGGGCCCGGCTGCTCTAGCTTGATTTTCTACGAAGTTG GTCCTATGAAATTCGTGTTGGCGCCTTATAATGGTAGCTTGCCACAAATGGCCTATAATCCCTATTCATGGTCCAAG GTGGCAAGCATCATCCTGTTGGATTCTCCAGTGGGCACGGGTTTCTCCTACGCACGTGATCTTGAAGGTTATCGTGATGTTGGGGATTTGTCGTTTGCTATGCATGTTGTAACATTTCTCAGCAAG TGGTTTATCGATCACCAACACTACGAATCAAATCCTTTCTTTGTTGGAGGAAGTTCATATGCTGGAATGATGACTCCAATTATCGCACAACACATTTCACAAG AAATCGAACATGGGAAGCAACCCAGGATTAATCTCAAG GGCTATCTAGTCGGCAACCCTTTCACAGGCTCGGATTATGATAGAAATTTCAGAGCACAATATGCTCATGGTGTTGGAATTATATCTGATCAACTATATGAG GCTGCAGTGGGGAATTGTAAAGGAAATTATATAAGACCACGGAATAAACTGTGTGACATGGCGTTAAATACTATTGAAGAT CTCATTTCTGAAATTGACGAAGGATATATCGTGGGTATCAAATGTGTATGGGATCTCTTAAGACATAGATTTATGTTAGAAGAAAATGCTCAACTAAGCGAGCTATCTCCTGAACAACCTACCATCAATTGTTTT GCATACCGTTACTACCTATCCAATATTTGGGCGAATGACAATTCCACGAGAGATGCTCTTGGGGTGAAGCAT GGAACAATTGGAGAGTTTAAGAGATGCAGAAAAAGTATGCCCTATTCATTTGATGTCTCGAGCAGCATAGAGTACCATTTCAACCTCACAAGCAGGGGCTACCGCGCACTTGTGTTCAG CGGGGACCATGATCTTGTGATGCCATTTTTGGGCACACATGCGTGGATTAGATCCTTCAACTTGTCAATAGTTGATGACTGGAGAGCATGGCATCTGGGTGGCCAGGCTGGAGG ATTTACAATCACATACGCCAACCATTTGACATTTGCGACACTAAAG GGTGGTGGCCACTCAGCCATAGAGTATCGGCCTAGAGAAAGTCTTGCCATGGCTCAACGCTGGTTGGATAATAAGCCGTTGTGA